Proteins encoded within one genomic window of Pedobacter africanus:
- the folE gene encoding GTP cyclohydrolase I FolE: MDNHTNHLDDEDNGYIKIDRYNEGKIAAVADHYKDILGQLGENPEREGLIKTPERVAKALQYLTHGYDVDPAGILRSAMFKEDYSQMVVVKDIEVFSMCEHHMLPFFGKAHVAYIPNGHIVGLSKIPRIVDAFARRLQVQERLTNEIRDCIQDTLMPAGVAVVIECKHLCMAMRGIQKQNSVTTTSAFTGEFAKDKTRAEFLRLITANLH; encoded by the coding sequence ATGGATAATCACACAAATCATTTAGATGATGAAGATAACGGGTACATTAAAATAGACCGTTATAACGAAGGTAAAATAGCTGCTGTTGCAGATCATTATAAGGACATCCTTGGTCAGCTTGGAGAAAACCCGGAACGTGAAGGCCTGATAAAAACACCTGAACGCGTGGCTAAAGCCTTACAGTACCTTACGCATGGATACGATGTAGATCCTGCCGGGATATTGCGCTCAGCGATGTTTAAAGAGGATTACAGCCAGATGGTAGTCGTAAAAGACATAGAGGTTTTTTCTATGTGTGAACACCACATGCTGCCTTTTTTTGGCAAGGCTCATGTGGCTTATATTCCTAACGGGCATATCGTTGGCTTAAGCAAAATCCCAAGGATAGTAGATGCCTTTGCACGAAGGCTGCAGGTACAGGAGCGTTTAACCAATGAAATCCGCGATTGTATCCAGGATACATTAATGCCGGCGGGTGTGGCAGTGGTAATTGAATGCAAACACCTGTGCATGGCCATGAGAGGCATACAGAAGCAAAATTCTGTAACCACGACTTCCGCATTTACCGGTGAATTTGCAAAGGATAAAACCAGGGCCGAGTTTTTGAGGCTCATTACAGCAAACCTGCATTAA
- a CDS encoding sensor histidine kinase, with product MGIRGKIRFLLLILGACCIVTALSLRHSITKKELLSYEAHQLQKNLDAKEQIVYNFLSDPKQVENAKSYHLNENFGLSFIKAYRGQGINILVYQDDELKFWSSFRAFPSNPENIKEGSSFVVLRNGSYEVIKKKAGSYTLVFLIDVKSQFDIQNQYLENTISKHLCPANSLSLASYPDRDVYGIRTIKGEPLFEVKLKQGYSRGIYATIEVWLWIIGLFSFCLFFNSLSAWLAKGGRPVAGTLLLIVFFLAIRITDLEYGWFNHQFNLQIFSPTIFGESFFLPSLGDFLLNVIAITWVVLFMYTYSDKYRAPEWIKSSKAGGLVFHLLLLIVFSGLAFLFDQVFFGFIKNSKINFNITNIINLGWISWVSIIILCLAWFNMYLIGNIFMQQTLQLNVNNRERLILFLAAFFVYLLYRIATGFSIFFIAYALFIFIMAWNIYIRNKKFSIGIFAALFFCLAFITSIKYLRFTDFKEKEKRYNIAQKLGSTDDPKVISSIESLEKAVSTDAFIAEYFKQPAILESTFDLHKHVNKILLGGYLTQFEYNLYEFNDSDSIISNEKSVALSYYKDLVKSGSVKVPESNFFYRLNYTFGYQNYFGIIPIFVDNRIRGTLVIDLKSPQYNYNSQLPEILADGKIKSEDDYSNYSFAFYNSGKLINQSGKFTYKLASTDFKGSVGKGEIVSDTLNYTHLVYMPASNKMIVISKEKVSYVTRLATLSFFFLVFIIFSITLYALIWLLKNIDESWGSWFNINRSLMINANKILYKTRIQFSIVLSVVATLLIVGWTTYFYIREEYRKQQENFIKEKIRKVQMSYEKQIFSTGGIPEVSDQANADFNQFANINATYLNLFDVNGDLRFTSLPKLYDYGIIGRKIGPEAYINLKIQQKSEYINPTEHIGENFIYASAYAPIKNSLNKTVAYIGLPYYANEADYQSKIGLFINTLINIYALVFVAIGILAVFLANQITSPLTFIQDSIRKTKLGQKNQPIQWSRHDEIGSLIKEYNKMISALEESAAKLARSERESAWREMAKQVAHEIKNPLTPLKLGVQLLEKSWREKDPNFEKKFERFNKSFIEQIDSLSTIASEFSNFAKMPDTKLEKLQLLPIIEQARDVFTNAEDAEIYIFNHAGRDVTVLGDKDQLLRTFNNLLKNGIEAGNANNRCVIKIRIVHNETHVFIEVEDNGKGIDPYLQDKIFVPNFTTKSSGTGLGLAFVKQAVENAGGTVDFKSSADVGTTFYLSFPLS from the coding sequence GTGGGTATAAGAGGTAAAATACGATTTCTTTTATTGATACTGGGCGCTTGTTGTATTGTTACTGCTTTATCTTTAAGGCATTCTATTACCAAGAAAGAGCTGCTCAGTTATGAAGCACATCAGCTTCAGAAAAACCTGGATGCAAAAGAGCAGATCGTTTATAATTTCTTATCCGACCCCAAGCAGGTAGAAAATGCAAAAAGCTATCACCTGAACGAGAATTTTGGCCTTTCTTTCATTAAAGCTTACCGTGGTCAGGGCATCAATATTCTGGTATATCAGGATGATGAACTTAAGTTCTGGAGCTCATTCAGGGCATTTCCATCCAATCCCGAAAACATAAAAGAAGGCTCCTCGTTTGTAGTACTCCGTAATGGCTCGTATGAGGTCATCAAAAAAAAGGCAGGCAGCTACACACTCGTTTTTCTGATAGATGTCAAAAGCCAGTTCGACATCCAGAACCAATACCTCGAAAATACCATTTCAAAACACCTCTGTCCTGCCAATTCCTTGTCGCTTGCCAGTTATCCCGACAGGGATGTTTATGGCATCAGGACCATAAAAGGCGAACCCCTATTTGAGGTTAAATTAAAACAGGGCTACTCCAGGGGCATTTATGCTACAATAGAAGTCTGGCTTTGGATCATCGGGCTTTTTAGTTTCTGTTTATTCTTCAACTCCCTTTCTGCATGGCTGGCAAAAGGCGGCCGACCGGTTGCGGGGACGCTATTGCTGATTGTTTTTTTCCTGGCCATCAGGATTACAGATCTGGAATACGGCTGGTTTAACCATCAGTTCAACCTGCAGATATTTAGCCCCACAATTTTTGGGGAAAGCTTTTTCCTGCCTTCCCTGGGTGATTTTCTGCTCAATGTAATTGCCATTACCTGGGTGGTCTTGTTCATGTACACCTACAGCGATAAGTATAGGGCGCCTGAATGGATTAAAAGCAGTAAAGCCGGTGGACTTGTTTTTCATTTGTTATTGCTGATTGTATTTAGTGGTCTGGCCTTTTTGTTTGACCAGGTATTTTTTGGCTTTATCAAAAACTCGAAAATAAACTTCAATATCACCAATATCATTAACCTGGGCTGGATCAGCTGGGTAAGTATCATCATTTTATGCCTTGCGTGGTTCAATATGTACCTTATAGGGAATATATTCATGCAGCAGACCCTGCAGTTGAATGTAAACAACCGCGAACGGCTGATCCTTTTCCTTGCAGCATTTTTTGTTTACCTGCTTTACCGCATAGCAACAGGCTTCAGCATATTTTTTATCGCTTATGCACTGTTCATTTTTATCATGGCATGGAACATCTACATCAGGAATAAAAAGTTCTCTATAGGCATATTTGCGGCCCTGTTCTTTTGCCTTGCCTTCATTACTTCCATTAAATACCTGAGGTTCACAGATTTTAAAGAGAAGGAAAAAAGGTACAATATCGCACAGAAACTGGGTTCTACAGACGATCCCAAAGTTATCAGCTCCATTGAAAGCCTGGAGAAGGCCGTTTCAACGGATGCTTTTATTGCCGAATATTTCAAGCAGCCGGCAATATTGGAATCCACTTTTGATTTACATAAACACGTCAATAAGATATTGCTGGGAGGCTACCTTACTCAGTTCGAATACAATTTATATGAGTTTAACGACAGCGACTCGATCATTTCCAATGAAAAATCAGTTGCATTAAGCTATTACAAAGACCTGGTTAAATCGGGTTCCGTTAAAGTTCCGGAATCCAATTTCTTTTACAGGCTCAACTATACTTTCGGGTATCAGAACTACTTTGGGATCATTCCCATATTTGTTGACAACAGGATCCGCGGTACGTTGGTCATCGACCTTAAATCACCGCAATACAATTACAACAGTCAGCTGCCCGAAATACTGGCTGATGGTAAGATTAAAAGCGAAGACGATTACAGCAATTATTCCTTTGCTTTTTACAATTCAGGAAAACTGATCAACCAGTCGGGCAAGTTTACCTATAAGCTTGCCAGTACCGATTTTAAGGGTTCCGTTGGAAAAGGGGAGATTGTTAGCGATACGCTGAACTATACCCACCTGGTGTACATGCCTGCCAGCAATAAAATGATCGTGATCAGCAAGGAAAAGGTGTCTTATGTGACCAGGCTGGCTACATTGTCCTTTTTCTTTCTCGTCTTTATCATCTTTTCCATTACCCTGTATGCGCTGATCTGGCTGCTTAAAAATATCGATGAAAGCTGGGGAAGTTGGTTTAATATCAATCGCTCGCTGATGATCAACGCTAACAAAATCCTTTATAAAACCCGCATCCAATTCTCAATCGTTTTGTCGGTAGTGGCCACATTGCTGATCGTTGGCTGGACAACCTATTTTTACATCCGGGAAGAATACCGCAAGCAACAGGAGAATTTTATCAAGGAGAAAATCCGGAAAGTACAGATGTCTTATGAAAAGCAGATTTTCAGTACAGGGGGAATCCCAGAGGTTAGCGACCAGGCCAATGCAGATTTTAACCAGTTTGCCAACATCAATGCCACTTACCTGAACCTGTTTGATGTCAATGGCGATCTGCGCTTTACTTCTTTGCCTAAATTGTACGATTATGGGATCATAGGCAGGAAAATAGGACCTGAAGCTTACATCAACCTCAAAATACAACAAAAATCGGAGTACATTAATCCTACGGAGCACATTGGCGAGAACTTTATATATGCTTCGGCCTATGCCCCGATAAAAAATTCATTGAATAAGACCGTTGCTTATATTGGTCTGCCTTATTATGCCAATGAAGCAGATTATCAGAGTAAAATCGGGCTGTTCATCAATACGCTGATCAACATTTACGCCCTGGTGTTTGTTGCAATCGGTATCCTTGCTGTTTTCCTGGCCAACCAGATTACCAGTCCGCTTACCTTTATACAAGACAGTATCCGTAAAACCAAACTGGGGCAAAAGAACCAGCCGATACAATGGTCGCGGCACGATGAGATCGGCTCTTTAATAAAGGAGTACAATAAGATGATCTCTGCTTTGGAGGAAAGCGCCGCCAAGCTGGCCAGGTCAGAGCGCGAAAGCGCATGGCGCGAAATGGCCAAGCAGGTAGCACATGAGATTAAAAACCCCCTAACCCCGCTAAAATTGGGCGTGCAGTTGCTGGAGAAGTCCTGGAGAGAAAAAGACCCCAATTTCGAGAAAAAGTTTGAGCGCTTTAATAAATCGTTTATAGAGCAGATCGACAGCCTTTCTACCATTGCTTCTGAGTTCTCCAACTTTGCGAAAATGCCGGATACCAAGCTCGAAAAGCTACAGCTTTTGCCCATCATTGAACAGGCCAGGGATGTTTTTACCAATGCAGAAGATGCCGAGATCTATATTTTCAATCACGCAGGCAGGGATGTGACTGTCCTTGGCGATAAAGATCAGCTGCTGCGTACCTTTAACAACCTGCTCAAAAATGGTATCGAAGCCGGTAATGCCAACAACAGGTGTGTGATCAAGATCAGGATTGTACACAACGAAACACATGTGTTTATTGAGGTAGAAGACAATGGCAAGGGAATAGACCCTTACCTGCAGGATAAGATATTTGTACCTAATTTTACCACAAAATCATCCGGTACCGGCCTAGGGCTTGCATTTGTTAAACAGGCAGTAGAAAACGCCGGAGGTACGGTTGATTTTAAATCGTCAGCAGATGTAGGAACTACGTTCTACCTGAGCTTTCCTTTATCGTAA
- the mqnB gene encoding futalosine hydrolase — translation MKILLVAATWPEIAPLAAHFQVPEKDFVKTEHFDLLVTGVGMTATAYALGKHLSSNYKLVLNLGIAGSFDRSIPLGTVLNISSDEFAELGAENRAEFLSIDELGFGRAGYTAVNNLLHEDVNKLQKVKGITVNRVHGDAASIERIIAQCNPVTESMEGAAVLYCCHEAALPCLQIRAISNYIEPRNRENWQIGLAIKNLNEWAIGFLTNT, via the coding sequence ATGAAGATTCTTTTGGTTGCCGCCACCTGGCCGGAAATAGCACCGCTGGCCGCTCACTTTCAAGTGCCTGAAAAGGATTTTGTCAAAACTGAGCACTTTGATTTGCTGGTTACAGGCGTTGGCATGACCGCCACCGCATATGCCCTGGGCAAACATCTTTCCAGCAACTATAAGCTTGTGCTGAACCTCGGAATCGCAGGCTCTTTTGACCGCAGCATTCCGCTGGGGACAGTGCTGAACATCAGCAGCGACGAATTTGCTGAGCTCGGGGCAGAGAACAGGGCTGAATTTCTGAGTATTGATGAGCTGGGCTTTGGCAGGGCGGGATATACGGCGGTCAACAACCTGCTTCATGAGGATGTGAACAAACTCCAGAAAGTAAAGGGCATTACCGTAAACCGTGTACATGGTGATGCTGCAAGTATTGAACGGATTATAGCACAATGTAACCCTGTAACAGAAAGCATGGAAGGTGCCGCTGTACTTTATTGCTGTCATGAGGCCGCTTTGCCCTGCCTGCAGATCAGGGCCATTTCCAATTATATAGAACCCCGAAATAGAGAGAACTGGCAGATTGGCCTGGCCATTAAAAACCTGAATGAATGGGCTATTGGATTTTTGACAAATACATAA
- a CDS encoding 6-pyruvoyl trahydropterin synthase family protein: MIYITRKASFNAAHKLSRPDWTEAQNTEVYGKCANPNWHGHNYQLYVTVKGEINPETGFLVDLKWLKDITNTYVVDKIDHKNLNLDVDFMKGKLASTENLAVAIWDELVNLIAESGAQLHSIKIYETENNFVEYFGH; encoded by the coding sequence ATGATTTATATAACCAGAAAAGCATCATTTAACGCTGCACATAAATTATCGAGGCCCGACTGGACCGAAGCACAAAATACAGAAGTTTATGGCAAATGTGCTAACCCCAACTGGCATGGCCACAACTACCAGTTGTATGTAACCGTTAAGGGCGAGATCAATCCCGAAACTGGCTTCCTGGTAGATCTTAAATGGCTTAAAGACATTACCAATACTTATGTGGTTGATAAAATTGACCATAAGAACCTGAACCTTGATGTCGATTTTATGAAGGGCAAACTGGCCTCTACAGAGAACCTGGCTGTAGCCATCTGGGACGAATTGGTAAACCTGATCGCAGAATCCGGTGCACAACTGCACAGCATAAAAATTTACGAGACCGAAAATAACTTTGTTGAATATTTTGGTCATTAA
- a CDS encoding menaquinone biosynthesis family protein, which yields MKLSLGFSPCPNDTFIFDALIHHKIDTEGLEFEVFFDDVETLNQKAFRGELDITKLSFHAFAYVHGQYALLDSGSALGFGVGPLLICHNESLAANKDHLSPVLKVGIPGRYTTANFLLGIAFPHLTNKQEMVFSEIESALLEDTIDLGLIIHENRFTYADKGLHKVIDLGNYWEEKTGCAIPLGGIVVNRRLDQETKEKVNRLVRKSVEFAFANPKSGIEFIRQHAQEMSEEVMYRHIELYVNKYSIELGMEGRKAIDVLFEMARKKGLIPVAEQDIYLTSPVL from the coding sequence ATGAAACTTAGCCTTGGTTTTTCACCCTGCCCAAACGACACCTTTATTTTTGATGCGCTGATCCACCATAAGATCGACACGGAAGGTTTAGAATTTGAAGTCTTTTTTGACGATGTGGAAACTTTGAACCAAAAAGCGTTTCGCGGGGAGCTGGACATTACAAAACTAAGCTTCCATGCTTTTGCCTATGTACATGGGCAATATGCACTGCTTGATTCAGGAAGCGCGCTGGGATTTGGTGTAGGCCCTTTGCTGATTTGCCACAACGAAAGTCTTGCTGCCAATAAAGATCATTTAAGCCCCGTTCTAAAGGTTGGCATCCCCGGCCGGTATACCACCGCAAATTTCCTGTTGGGTATTGCTTTCCCCCATTTGACAAACAAACAGGAAATGGTTTTCTCAGAAATAGAAAGTGCTTTATTGGAAGACACGATTGATCTGGGCTTAATCATTCACGAGAACAGGTTCACCTATGCTGATAAAGGCCTGCATAAAGTGATAGATCTGGGGAATTACTGGGAAGAAAAAACCGGCTGTGCCATTCCCCTTGGCGGGATCGTAGTTAACCGCAGGCTAGACCAGGAGACAAAAGAAAAAGTAAACAGGTTAGTCAGAAAGTCTGTTGAATTCGCCTTCGCCAATCCCAAATCGGGCATTGAGTTTATCCGGCAGCATGCCCAGGAAATGAGTGAAGAGGTAATGTACAGGCACATCGAACTTTATGTAAACAAATACAGCATTGAACTGGGAATGGAAGGAAGAAAAGCGATAGATGTGCTGTTTGAAATGGCCAGAAAAAAAGGCCTGATCCCTGTGGCTGAGCAGGATATTTACCTGACAAGCCCGGTTCTTTAA
- the fabD gene encoding ACP S-malonyltransferase codes for MKAYIFPGQGAQFSGMGKELYENEVARALFEKANEIIGFRISDIMFSGTDEELKQTKVTQPAIFLHSVILAKTLGAEFKPDMVAGHSLGEFSALVAANALSFEDGLRLVITRANAMQKACELQPSTMAAILGLENEVVENVCAGIDAVVVAANYNCPGQIVISGSIEGVDLACQQLTEAGAKRALKLNVGGAFHSPLMEPARVELQEAIEKVSIQSPVCPIYQNVDPQPNTDPQKIKANLITQLTGAVRWTQTVERMIADGADEFIEVGPGNVLQGLVKKVSRTVQTSSATA; via the coding sequence ATGAAAGCATATATTTTTCCGGGGCAGGGTGCCCAGTTTTCGGGCATGGGTAAGGAACTTTACGAAAATGAAGTTGCCAGGGCCTTATTTGAAAAGGCAAATGAGATCATTGGATTTCGCATCAGCGACATCATGTTTTCGGGTACCGATGAGGAGTTGAAACAGACAAAAGTTACCCAGCCAGCCATATTTTTGCATTCTGTAATCCTTGCAAAAACATTGGGGGCTGAGTTTAAGCCCGATATGGTAGCAGGACATTCTCTGGGAGAGTTCTCTGCGCTGGTTGCAGCCAATGCACTTTCTTTTGAAGACGGGCTAAGGTTGGTGATTACACGTGCAAATGCCATGCAAAAGGCTTGCGAACTGCAGCCATCTACAATGGCAGCCATTCTGGGCCTGGAAAACGAGGTCGTTGAAAATGTTTGTGCAGGTATTGATGCCGTTGTGGTTGCCGCCAATTACAATTGCCCCGGACAGATCGTAATTTCAGGGAGTATTGAAGGGGTTGACCTGGCTTGTCAGCAACTAACAGAGGCCGGAGCAAAGCGTGCATTGAAACTAAATGTAGGCGGTGCTTTTCACTCGCCTTTAATGGAGCCGGCAAGGGTAGAGCTTCAGGAAGCCATAGAAAAAGTGAGTATTCAGTCGCCCGTGTGTCCTATTTATCAGAATGTTGATCCACAACCGAATACCGATCCTCAAAAAATAAAAGCAAACCTGATCACGCAGTTAACCGGTGCTGTGCGGTGGACGCAGACTGTTGAGCGTATGATTGCAGATGGTGCTGATGAATTTATCGAAGTTGGCCCGGGAAATGTACTACAAGGTCTGGTAAAAAAAGTAAGCAGGACCGTGCAGACCAGTTCCGCCACTGCCTGA